Within the Portunus trituberculatus isolate SZX2019 chromosome 26, ASM1759143v1, whole genome shotgun sequence genome, the region TGCCAGTGCCAGGGTGCCGGAGTGCCAGGGACAGTATTAAACAGGATAACCTATTGACCCCTCGTTAAAAGTGAGGTACCCGCTTCTCCCCAAGACTCAGCAATTTCCACTGTATATTTCTGTCAACATCCTTGCATCTCCCCTTTGCCCTACCGTTATCAGGCTCCTCTTTACCTTAGTCCTTATTTCTCCATACTCTCTTGGTGTCGTAGCTTCAGTTTTGGCCCTTAGCATTACAGCATTAACTAACATGTTTGAATTATGCTAGTTTTCGCGCAGACAACCGTACATGCAGcgataatgtatgtgtgtgtgtgtgtatatattttttcagaatgcgtgtttatctctctctctctctccctctccaggtGAAGCGTCCAATGAACAAATACCTGCTGTTTTTCCAAGACTGTCTGCAGCGGGTGAGGCAGGAACACCCCACAGACTCCTATCCAGCCCTCACCCAGCGTGTTGCCGCCCTCTGGAACGCCCTGCCCCCCGCccaggtaggtgtgtgtgtgtgtgtgtgtgagacctaacctaaccgtgtgtgtgtgtgacctaacctaaccacaccacaccacaacacacccactAACTTTATCCTTCCACACCActactgtaccaccaccacaccacacaggctttccattctttttctatctcttttttgcattttctatctttctctctccttctacctcttcttcctatctctcgTGTCTCTaatcctgttttcctccttcatctcaaaagcaaactctctctctttccctttttattttatctttctttctttctcttctccctatctctctctctctctctctctctctctctctctctacatcttttccatttctttaaaCCCTAACAAGcaaactctctttctttctctcttttatttaactttctcttcctgtctttctctttttcctttctttaaaccCTGACAGAAGCaaactctctttctcattttctttctttctcttttatttcactttttctcttcctttctgtttcttctccttatttttcatttcttcaatctttttttcctcctcctccatctctcctttctttaaacaCCAACAGAAGCaaactctctttctcattttctttctttctcttttatttcactttttctcttcttcatctctttccttcatcttctacttactttattttctcttctccctatctctcttttatctctctctctcctcctccacctcttccctttctttgaaCTGTAACAGAAGgaaactctctttctctctcattttctatctttctctcttcctttctccctaccACTCATTTATCTAatcctttccccctcctccttcatcctcctccttcttcatccccCTTCTTCAAACACCAACAGAAGCAGGAGTGGGAGAAGAGAGCACAGGACATTCACCAACAGCACCAGGCAGATCACCCAGGCTACACGTACAACCCCCGCGAGGCAGCACAGCGCCACCGGGAGTACCAGCATATGAGGGAAGAGCGGAGGGGCCTGTACCGAGCTGCCCCGTCCCCTGGCACACCTCGCGGCCTGGCTGGGGAGAAGAGGCGGGGTGGAAGGGCTGGGAGAAACTGGAGGCCTCTTGCGCTGTCTGAGTGGCATTTCATAGGTGGACGctaggtaggtgtgtgtgtgtgtgtgtgtgtgtgtgtgtgtgtgtgtgtgtgtgtgtgtgtgtgtgtgtgtgtgattcttcttcttcttgttcctccttctctctctctctctctctctctctctctctctctctctctctctctctctctctctctctctctctctctctctctctctctcgggagggTATCAACACACAAGCTCTCCTAAACTTTTAATTAGAATCACATTGAGTATATCTTTACACCCAAACACAGACCTcttgtatgtttgtatatgtCACCCTtaagcctacacacacacacacacacacacactgggttccttgtatatacacacataatacaagagagagagagagagagagatatagagataaTATATTGGTGAGGGGCTGTGGTGAGTGACTGTGGGTTTGTCAACATACTGTGGGGGACATACTGTGGGGCtgtgggctgagagagagagagagagagagagagagagagagagagagagagagagagagagagagagagagagagagagatcaattcacacacaccaaataataatatatatcgAGTATTAATGATGTTTTTGTACTGTCATTGTTCATAACTTTGGTCCCACACACTAGACTatgtgaagtagtagtagtagtagtagtagtgacatgttatctactactactactactactactactattttttatctacacatacagagaaaagagacatttaacacacaaatatacataaattacacacacacacacacgccacacaaatatacataaattacacacacgcacacacgtttgTATAAATTAATAtagtttatatctatctatctggtcACCAAGTAAACATATACACattaggtaaggttgggttgggtaaggttaggttagatttagtgAGGTCTATAGTTACATAATTGCTCTACTTGGAAAACATCTTCACAATTCTGCTGCTCTtcaatttatcttcattttcatcttagTTGGTCTTCATATTCAGGGGagtttcttctcatctttttctagtacaacttcttactcttctctttgcagtcagtcttcttcctcttcttcctccagtcctcttcctcatttcctttccaatcatcctctcttcttttctcctccagtcctctcttcctcttcttcctcatttcctttcctttccaatcctcctcctctcttcttttctcatcctcctccttctttcgtctccagtccacttcctcttcctccacctaatAAGCCGGCCTTAAGTTGGTCTCCCGGGACTCACTGTATCAAGGACTTCTACACTCTTGATCTTGACTTATGTGGCATCTTTAGAATTCTTGAGTTTGGCTAtgtccattttctccttctgtgTCTCAATCAAAGCGACAGAGACCTTGTGAGCATTTCCCTGCGTTCCTTCTGTTCTGAGCCCCACGGGAACCTTACTGGGAAGGCTCGTATTGTCCGCAACATGTCCAGCtgtatcatctttctctttacaaTTCTCCGTCtcaatttttttatcttctgtgGGAATGGGAATTGAATCTCCttgtttatcctcctcctctttatcacaATCGACATAATTCCTGTCTCCAGCTTTCAAATCCCCAGAAATATCTTGCATTGTGTCTAAATTCTTCTCAGCCACAGAAATTTTGTCCttggtcttcctctctctggctgtgtgaggggaggagggcagGGCAGCGGTGGGGCGGTCCATGGGTGtggctgtgggtgtgtgtgtgagggcaggCAGTGTGACCAGGGCCTTGTCTGTGTCCAACGCCTTGTAACTCACTCCAGtggggtctgtctgtctggctgtggctgtcaggagagagagagagagagagagagagagagagagagagagagagagagagagagagagagagagagaatatcagtgagatttaattctactactactactactactactactactactactactactactactactactacttctcctaatcctccttatcctcaccctcttcctcttcctcttcctcttccactactactactactactactactactactactactactactactactactactactactactactactaccaccactaccactactactactactactactactactactactactactactactctctctctctctctctctctctctctctctctctctctctctctctctctctctctctctctctctctctctctctctctctctctctctctctctctctctctctctctctctcaccagcagTAGGGGTGTGTCCGGGGGTGGCGGGGGGCGGGCTGGGGCTGTCCTCCACCAGTGCGATGGAGCAGGTGTTGTGGGTGAGGCTGTTGGCACtgctgttgtagttgtagttgttgttggcggtggtggtggtggctgcagtggtggtggtggtggtcttgtggAGCTGCGCCAATATtgtcatctgagagagagagagagagagagagagagagagagagagagagagagagagagagagagagagttttcatgtatatataatttttctgacagtatttatttatttttcatttaagtttttaacacacacacacacacacacacacacacacacacacacacacacacacacacacacacacacacacacacacacacacacacacacacacacactcacctctctcctGCTCATAACACAGCCGTTGCAGGTGCACACCCCCACACGCACCTTGCCCAGGTAGATGCCCTCCTTGTCATACGTGCCCTCCGCCTgccgcctgagagagagagagagagagagagagagagagagagagagagagagagagagagagagagagagaatttgattaTACCAGATTATATGCAAATTGAAATgtggcacacacacagagagagagagagagagagagagagagagagagagagagagagagagagagagagagagagagagagagagagagagagagattcaattaTGGTAACGTTGTCAACTGCACAGGgtaacacacaaacgcacacactcctcttcttcctcttctctatttttctctgtaatcttctttcttccttccctccttatagATATATCCTTCAATtgttaactactactactactactactactactactactactactactactcctccctcacctcctcataTCCTGCAGGTCTGTGAGGGAGTCAGAGTGCGTGTCCCCCCAGCAGCGCCAGCAGAGACAGCAGCAGCATGAACTCAGAAGAACTCTCAGCTCTCGGTACAGCAGCTTGTGACTGAGCCCGTAGATCAAAGGGTTCATCATGCAGGAGGTCTTGGCGAACACTGTAGGGAACAcgtacctggagagagagagagagagagagagagagagagggagaggagttactgtgtgtgtgtgtgtgtgtgtgtgtgtgtgtgtgtgtgtgtgtgtgtgtgtgaaggaagaagaacacagATTtggaaagaacaggaagaaaggggagagagagagaggggacaagaaatatagaagaaagaagaggaggaagatcggagaggaagaggaataaatggaaaaaaaaaaaaaaaccggaggagagaggagacgtggaggatgaaggaagaagaggaggaggaggaggaggaggaggaggagaggagggaggagaaagaggccaGAACAATAgcatttgaagaaaaaaaaaaaaaaaaaaaatgaggcagAAAAGAaatctccatacacacacacagagactcaCCAGAATATGCCAAGGTCATCTCTGAATATTGAGACAACTGAGGAGAGGGCATAGGGCGTCCAGAAGGTCACAAAGCTCAACACCATCAGCAGATTGACCtgatacacacagagagagagagagagagagagagagagagagagagagagagagagagagataaaattttGTACAAGTACTCGTAGAATTAAACAATATTGAACAAATTAAGAATAAGCTTGACTATTAAAATGAATTGTAATGTTtgttaattaataaatataacattagaactattattattattattacctgtaTTCTTCTTACATCACTAAACAGGTTAATTGTATAGATAGAACATAATTAATTTACTACTattaacccttcctaatgtcaataaaatggtctaatggtacacaaatctcaaggtaaaaatgtgtcccagtactgaagtgaagactggccattaatcttctgccctccatagacccttgctaatgtcaataaaatggtctaatggtacacaaatctcaaggtaaaatgtgtcccagtactgaagtgaagactggccattaatcttctgccctccatagacccttgctaatgtcaataaaatggtctaatggtacacaaatctcaaggtaaaaatgtgtcccagtactgaagtgaagactggccattaatcttctgccctccatagacccttgctaatgtcaataaaatggtctaatggtacacaaatctcaaggtaaaatgtgtcccagtactgaagtgaagactggccattaatcttctgccctccatagacccttgctaatgtcaataaaatggtctaatggtacacaaatctcaaggtaaaattgtgtcccagtactgaaggggttaaaatagtgaagactgtggccattaatcttctatccctccatagacccttcctaatgtcaataaaatggtctaatggtactcaaatctcaaggtaaaaatgtgtcccagtcagtactgaaggagttaatttattttcctgtttgttattgctgttgaaATCATTAATAACTTACTTAACCACTACTATTAACATACCATTAGTCAAGAAGAATTTCTACTATTTGtacaccaccattgccaccaccactaccactactactaccaccaccaccaccaccacaataaccagCACTCGTataccgccaccagcaccagcaccaccaagaGCTCCACTTACCCAAAGCACGTGTTTCTCCACCCTGTTCTTGAAGCTTTTCTCGCACAGACAGAGGTAATACTTGCAGCCGCCCCCAGCCTCGTTCTGAGAGAGACAAAATACAGAGATtgtaatagaataaaaataatgaggtcgccgtggtacagtggaaccttgcGTGTTTTGGGGTGCGATAGACAtattaagagaggaaaatagaggtgACGTGACATTCGTATAGATAGAAAGGTGAAGGTAGATTAACTGGTGtttgggaagaggaaagaaataagggaagaaaaaaagaaaatgtgaaagagcgagagaaagaaattacGAGTGAGAGAAgactaagaaaatgagaaaaaaggacaggagagagagagagagagagagagagagagagagagagagagagttaagattaTGGTCCTTTATAGTgagaataaaattaatgaaggaaatgaataaataacaaaaatgcaaacaacaactactactactactactactactactactactactactactactactaccaccacctcgtcctcgtcctcgtcctcgtcctcctcctcctcctcctcctcctcttactactactactactactacaacttctcctcctcctcctcctcctactattagactacaactactactattacctactactactactactactactactactactaccatttcaaTTACAATTACTAgtgctactattacaacaacaaaaactactgctactaatactacaaaaaataacaacaacaactactactactactaccaccactactactactactactactactactactactactactacattaccgTGCTGTATTCATCATATGCGTCCGGCGGGAATAGGTTTGATCTGCGCAGGTAAAGGCGGCGTGACTTGGTGAAGATCTTGGTGTAGCAGATCACCAGCCCCGCCACCTGAACCAGGAAGCAGAACACCACGAGGcctgtgtgttggggagggggaggttaggttagatgaagctaggttacacacacacacacacacacacacacacacacacacacacacacacacacacacacacacgcacacacacacacacataactggtattacactactactactactactacttgtcttcttccacttcacacacacacacacacacacacacacacacacacacacacacacacacacacacacacataaagcccaggccctgtaaatctacaactaggtaaatacacacacacacacacacacacacgtactgagGCTGTAAGCAATGCCCGCCGTGGTCCTGTCGTGCCAGTCAGTGCTGCAGGAGACAGTCGAAGGTTCCAGGGTGTAGCGAGACCAGCCTAGCAGAGGAGCCACGGTGAACAGCAGGCAGtacacccacaccaccagcaGGCAGCGGCGGGCCAGCGACGGTGTGAGCAGGTACTCTGAAGGCGGCgaaggtggtggtaatggtggtaatggtggtaatggaggGGCAGACAATATGGAAACTAGTAAGGAATGAATTGTAGAGGAAATAATGGcaagagattaaccccttcagcaccaggacgtgtttccttattcattctggtgactatttggtgattttctacagcttcagaaactcatgtggggattgaaatagtgaagactgtggccattaatcttctgccctccatagacccttcctaatgtcaataaaatggtctaatggtacacaaatctcaaggtaaaatgtgtcccagtactgaaggggttaaaatagtgaagactgtggccattaatcttctgccctccatagacccttcctaatgtcaataaaatggtctaatggtacacaaatctcaaggtaaaaatgtgtcccagtactgaaggggttaaaatagtgaagactgtggccattaatcttctgccctccatagacccttcctaatgtcaataaaatggtctaatggtacacaaatctcaaggtaaaaatgtgtcccagtactgaaggggttaaaatagtgaagactgtggccattaatcttctgccctccatacacccttcctaatgtcaataaaatggtctaatggtacacaaaactcaaggtaaagatgtgtcccagtactgaaggggttaaaatagtgaagactgtggccattaatcttctgccctccatacacccttcctaatgtcaataaaatggtctaatggtacacaaactcaaggtaaagatgtgtcccagtactgaaggggttaaaatagtgaagactgtggccattaatcttctgccctccatacacccttcctaatgtcaataaaatggtctaatggtacacaaaactgaaggtaaagatgtgtcccagtactgaaggggttaaaatagtgaagactgtggccattaatcttctgccctccatacacccttcctaatgtcaataaaatggtctaatggtacacaaatctctaggtaaagatgtgtcccagtactgaaggggttaaaatagtgaagactgtggccattaatcttatgccctccatagacccttcctaatgtcaataaaatggtctaatggtacacaaaactcaaggtaaagatgtgtcccagtactgaaggggttaaggggagGAATAAGTGGTAGTTGAGAGTgattaagggaaagaaaagaataggaagcgATAGAATAGGCAAAAATAAACCACTTGTGTTTAGAAAgtgaataggagagaaaaatatagtgaAGTTGATAGGATATACGAAAGAAATAGATTATAATACGTGTTTTGTGAAGGGAATAGGGAAAATTTTACAGATTCAtagaaaataggagaagaatAATATACACGTGTTCAGGAaatgaataggaaggaaaattatattGAAATTGATAGGAAATAGGTCAGAACATTTGTCATACGAGTTTGTGAAGGATGAAAGAGGTCCATAgattgataataaaaagaaaatggatacaaTGAATGTGTTTGCAAAGTGGTAGAGTTCGAATCCTGCCCACGGTCGGAGTGCAGGtggggcttcctcactcggggaaaATACTGATAAAATTGATaggaaataggtaaaaaaaataattagtacGTGTTTgtgaaaaggatggaaggaaaaaaaagtatagatagatagatagatacatagatcaATATTGACGACTAATAGGTAGAGGAAATACGTGTTTGTGAAGAGGATAGGGGGAGGAAAAGTACATAGATTCACACTAAATAGGTAACAAACACAATGAAAGCGCCTGCATTGAGAATAGGGAGAATAAACTATAAAACTCACAAGAAATAGGTCAAAAAAACTAATACGTATTGAAACtgataggagaaaaataaagaatacgtGTTTGTAAAGAAAATAGGGAGAACAAAGTGGTAAAATCGATAAGAAATAGGTCAGAGATAAATTATATGTATTTCTGaataggataaagaaaaaaaaggtatatagGTAAACAGCAAAtaggtgaaaaaataagaaatacgcGTTTATGAAGTTAAAAAAGGGAGatattgataaaaatgataagaaataggTAAGATATAGATTGTGATACGTGTTTctgtagaggagagggggaaaaaaatacacaggcTGGTAATAAATAGGTAAGGAATACATTGAACGCGTTTGCAAAGAGGATAGGGAGAACAAAGTGATAAGAAATAGGTCAGAGGTATTTCTGaataggataaaagaaaaagatatatagatagacagcaAATAGGTAACAAATATAATGACAGTGTTTGCAAAGGTAACAGGGAAATATTGATGCAAATGATAGGGAATATGGAGGAGATAAATTGTAATACATGTTTGTGAAGATAGGGATAGATTAACAGCAAATAGGTGATAATGATAAGTACGTGTTTGCAAAGGTAACAGAGGGAAATACTGACTGATAAAACTGATAGGAAATAGGTAATCAAAAATTGTAATACGCGtttgtgaagtgaaaaaaaaaaatgttaggacTGATAGGAAATAGGTAGAAAAAATTGTGATACGTGtttatgaagagaaaaacgcaaaaataatgatgaaaaatgttaGAACTGATAGGAAATAGGTAGAAAAAATTGTGATACGTGtttgtgaagtgaaaaaaaaaaaaatgttaggacTGATAGGAAATAGGTAGAAAAATTGTGATACGTGtttatgaagagagaaaaacgcaaaaataatgatgaaaaatgttaGAACTGATGATAGGAAATAGGTAGAAAAATTGTGATACGTGTTTGTGAAGtgaaaatataacaagaaaaaaaaaagaaaaagaaaaaaaaagactaaatgtGGAaacgaaaacaggaaaagataggaaaagaaaaagaaaaaaaaaaaaacaggagaattttaaagaaaggaaggaatatcaAATtgcgtttgtttgtgtttgtgtttgtttgtgatgGTTTTTAGTTAGAcatgcttggtggtggtggtggtggtggtggttattgttgtCTTTGAAGGAAATATCTGCTTTCATGGGTATATtttttgtggtagtagtagtagtagtagtagtagtagtggtagtggtagtggtagtagtggtagtggtggtagtattggttttagtagtagtagtggtggtggtggtggtggtggtgtggtggtggtggtggtggtggtggtggtggtggtggtggtagtggtggtggtggtggtggtggtggtggtggtggtggtggtggtagtaggtggtggtggtggtggtggtggtggtggtggtggtggtggtgatgattagtgatggtggtggtggtggtggtgagtggtggtggtggtggtggtggtggtggtggtggtggtggtggtggtggtggtggtggtggtggtggtggtggtggtggtggtggtggtggtggtggtggtggtggtggtggtggtggtggtggtggtggtattactattattgttattactattactattattattattattattattataacagtaataatgataataataataataataataataataataataataataaaataacagtggtagtagtaataatagtggtagtagcagtaatagtagtgacagtggtaacagtggtggttgtaataataatggtgacagtggtggtggtggtggtggtggtggtggtggtagtagtagtagtagtagtggtagtagtagtggtagtagtagtggtagtagtggtggtagtagtggtagtagtagtagtagtagcagtagtagtagcagtagcagtagcagtagtagtagtagtagcagtagcagtagcagtagcagcagcagtagcagcagcagcagtagcagaagtagtagtagtgtgagtATGGTACACCTGCATACATGacgatggagaaagaagaattgaaatatatgtaatagagaaaacaggaaaaccaTCAAAGCTGTTGTTAGGCACAAGCAGACGGGCCTCAAGGAAAAAGGTTAGAAACTTTGACCGCGTGAATGGGGCAgatgacacagacagacagacagacagacagacagagagagagtcgttcTGTTTGGGCACTGTGtacgaaggaggggaaagaagacacTTGACCTGGCCATCGTGTTTCCCCTCGTATCCCAAACTCCGCCTTGTTGTTCTCAGTGGTAAGATTCCGCCCCTGTTTCATTCTGAGTGGTGAGATGATACATATGGACACACCTAAGGCCGGGTCATGTACGTGGGGCATTCTGGAGTACATAAGCAAGGATATTGAGAGAGAAGGGCATTATTATTAGAGCAGCGTAGATTATagcaagggaggaagaatggaggtcTCCGAGAGGCTGCGGAACGGAGTCTTGTAACAGTGAAGTGGAGTTGGaagttgtaatgcagtcttgAAAACAAGTAATTCAGTAATTAATATTAGAATGGCGGAGGAATAGCGATTGGGTGTCAACAtttgatattttgatatttggtCACGTAGTGGTTATGGAAGGAGTCGTTGTTGTGGCTGTGGCATGTCGTTCTGTTGTGCTGTGAGTGCTGTGAGAACATCGCCGTGTCGAGTAAGTGTCGTGTCTGTATAATGTATTTCTGGCATCAATATCTTGAGTGTTATGAGCAAATCGCCGTGATGCGGATAGGTGTCAAGTTAGGAGGAAGTCGCAGTAACGCAGATATATTACTTATGAGCGGCACATGAGGTTTAATGAGTACATCACTGTAATGCCTATATTATATCTCATTGAGTGTTATATTTGAAGTAATTGAGATCTTTGTACCGCAGATATATATGATATACTGTCCAGTGAAGAGAACGAAAGGCTTTGGTGAGCAAATTtacgtgtttgttgtgtttgaagCTCGCAGTCATTTTCACATGTGGTATATAGACAGTATGTATTCTTGAAGGGTGTTCATTGTCGGAGACGTATTGCAGGTGTATGTATTACTAGTAGTGATTTAAGTAAAGCAAGAAAATTTCATTGGAGTGTCCATAACCAGTAGCCACAGAGGCATGCAACATGGTGCAACAGATCGGATcacgacagtagtagtagtagtagtagtaatagtagtagtagtagtagt harbors:
- the LOC123509077 gene encoding uncharacterized protein LOC123509077 isoform X2, which gives rise to MNKLVCLISSSHFRVHTYNLDKHGDTHHSLSHNRNASGCGRNSDKRGCDSRCLSRRILKVSIVSESTVHEDGPIQLFTPRLKKRLLQGFWTKQYGTERCHTSTAFRSRSINRGNMADMDPTTTTATTTTTTTTTTITTTSTTTAPHHLTISRETLLGIGVYLVIVEYLLTPSLARRCLLVVWVYCLLFTVAPLLGWSRYTLEPSTVSCSTDWHDRTTAGIAYSLSLVVFCFLVQVAGLVICYTKIFTKSRRLYLRRSNLFPPDAYDEYSTNEAGGGCKYYLCLCEKSFKNRVEKHVLWVNLLMVLSFVTFWTPYALSSVVSIFRDDLGIFWYVFPTVFAKTSCMMNPLIYGLSHKLLYRELRVLLSSCCCCLCWRCWGDTHSDSLTDLQDMRRRQAEGTYDKEGIYLGKVRVGVCTCNGCVMSRREMTILAQLHKTTTTTTAATTTTANNNYNYNSSANSLTHNTCSIALVEDSPSPPPATPGHTPTAATARQTDPTGVSYKALDTDKALVTLPALTHTPTATPMDRPTAALPSSPHTARERKTKDKISVAEKNLDTMQDISGDLKAGDRNYVDCDKEEEDKQGDSIPIPTEDKKIETENCKEKDDTAGHVADNTSLPSKVPVGLRTEGTQGNAHKVSVALIETQKEKMDIAKLKNSKDAT